The genomic window AAACTGGCCGCCATTCGCGAGACATTCCCGGAGCCGACCATCATCGCCGCACACATGGGTGGCTATCGTCACTGGGACCACGTTCTGGAATACCTCTGCGGCAAGGACGTCTATTTCGACACCTCCAGCACGCTCGAATTCGTGGACGACAAACTTCTCGGCGACCTCGCGAATCATCACGGACTTGAGCACCTGCTGTTCGGCAGCGACTACCCCCTCTACGACCCGGGCGGGGAGCTGCATACCCTTGAACATCGGCTCGGTCTGAACGGCAGCCAGATGGAAAGGATTCTCACCCACGCGTCCGTCCTGCTGGACGTGTAACCGTTCACGGTTTCCTCCTGCCGTTTGCCGAATTGCTTTTGTGAAAGCGCAGGGAGTTTGCTAAAAAAGAAGCCTCGAAGGATTGCATTACAGTCAACCAAGGAGGAGGCTTGGCATGAGCAAACAGTCCATCTGCGCGTGGCAGCGGCTGGAACCGGGAGCGGCCATTCGCGATCCCGGCAACGCCGCCGCGCTCAAGACAGGCGACTGGCGGACGCTCGTCCCCGTATTGAACGAGGATGAGTGCATCAAGTGCACCATGTGTGCGGTATTCTGTCCCGAGTTCTGCATTTCGGAACACGAGGACGGTTTTTTCCGTCCGGACCTGAACTACTGCAAGGGCTGCGGCATCTGCGCCAACGAATGCCCCAAGACCGCCATCACGATGGTCATGGAGGAAAAGTAGCATGGCACGCAGAATCGGAACCGAAGTATCCCTGGCAGTGGCGGATGCGGTCAAAATGGCCGCGCCGGACGTGATTTCCGCCTACCCCATCACCCCCCAGACCCACATCGTGGAAGAGCTGTCCGAATTCGTGGCGAACGGAGAGCTTGATGCAGAGTACATTCCTGTAGAGTCCGAGCACTCAGCCATGAGCGCGGCGGTGGGCGCCGCGGCGGCCGGAGCGCGCGTCTACACGGCCACGTCTTCGCAGGGACTGGCGCTGATGCACGAGATTCTGTTCATCGCATCCAGTATGCGGCTGCCAATGGTCATGACCGTGGCCAACCGCTCCCTGTCCGGCCCCATCTCCATCTGGAACGACCACTCCGACATCATGGCCGAACGCGACATAGGCTGGGTCCAGCTGTTCGTGGAGAATGGTCAGGAAGCGCTCGAATTCACGTGGGCCGCATTCCGCATCGGCGAAGACAAGCGGGTGATGCTGCCCGTGGTGGTCAACATGGACGGCTTCATCATGTCCCACATGATCGAACCCATCACCATCCCGGACCAGGAGGTGGTGGACGCCTTCCTGAAGCCGTATGAACCGCAGATCAAGCTGGACACCGCCGATCCCGTCACCTTCGGGCCGGTTGGCGTCCCAGAGGTCTACCTCGAAGCCAAAAAGCAGTGTGAACAAGCGCTTCTCGACTCCAAGGCCGTGGTCAGCGAGGTGATAGATGACCTCAACCACACGTTCGGCAGACAGTACGGACTGGTGGAGACCAACGGCGCCGAGGATGCGGAAACCGTCATAGTGACCATGGGGTCACTCGGCGAATCCGTCATGACCGCCGTTGATCGCATGAACGCCAATGGCAAAGCCGTGAGACAGGCTCGCATCCGTCTCTGGAGACCCTTCCCGGTCGAGGAATTCATGGACGCGGTCAGCGGCGCCAAAAAGCTGGTCGTAATCGACCGCGCCATAAGCCCTGGTTCCGTCAACGGTCCCGTGGCGCAGGAGTTGAAAAGCGTCTTCTACGGTCGCCTTGATGCTCCGGAAATCGTCAACGTCATTGCCGGAATAGGCGGACGCGACGTGCCGGTGGACGACTTCGTGCAGATGGTCGAGTTGGCAGAAAAGGGCGAACTGGCCGAAACCTACACGCTCTGGGGGTTGGACAGCGATGCTTAAAGATATCGACCTGAGCGGTGTCGACAAGACGAAGCTCAAGGAAATTCACAAGATGGAATCCATGGTCTCCTCGGGACACCGCGCCTGTCAGGGGTGCGGCGAGGTACTGGCCATGGGCATGGTCACCCGTGTGGCCGGTCCGGATACCATAGTATGCAACGCCACCGGCTGCATGGAAATCATCAGCTCCCCCTACCCGCAGACCGCCTGGAAGGTGCCGTGGATTCACGTGGCCTTCGAAAATGCGGGGGCAGTGGCATCGGGCGTGGAAGCAGCCATCAAGGCACTTCACCGCAAAGGAAAAGTCTCGTCAAAACCGAATATCCTGTGCTTCGGCGGCGATGGCGCCACGGCGGACATCGGCTTCGGCTCCCTGTCCGGAGCCATGGAGCGCGGGCACAATCTGCTCTACGTCTGTCTCGACAACGAGGCATACATGAACACGGGTATTCAGCGTTCAAGCTCTACGCCTTACGGTGCATCCACCACTACTTCGCCCTGCGGCACGGAGAGCATAGGCCAACACACGCAGAAGAAGAACATGCCGCGCATCATCGCAGAGCACGGCGTGCCATACGTTGCCACGGCCAGCCCGAGCCATCCCACGGACCTCATGGACAAGGTAGCCAAGGCGCTCGCCGTGGACGGCCCGGCCTATCTGCATATCTACTCCCCCTGCCCCACCGGCTGGGGAAGCAAGGGCGAAAAATCCATCGAGATCGCCAAACTCGCGGTGGAAACCAACCTGTTCCCACTCTATGAAGTGGTGGGTGGCCGATTCGGCTTCACCAAAAAGATCAAGAAGGTCAAGCCCATCGGCGACTACCTGAAGCTTCAGCGCCGCTTCCGGCACCTCACGGAGAAGGAAATCGGCTTCATCCAGCAAACGGTGGAAGATAATTACGAGGAGCTTGAACGGTTCTGTCAGGCTACCGCCAAGTGTGAAGAATAAAAAATCCCCCGCATCGAAACGATGCGGGGGATTCTTCGTTGCTCGATCCGAATCAGACCAGATCGGTGATGGAGCCGAACTGGGGATCGAACAGCCTACGGTAGGTCCGCACCACGAAGCCGTCGGTCATGCCGGAGATGTAGTCGCAGATAATGCGATACTTCCACTTGTCATCCGCCGCGGCCGCAATGGCACGCCCGTAATGCGCGGGCAGAAGCTGATAGCGCGGTTTTTCCAGCAGCACGTACTCTTTCTCAAACACCTCGAAGAGTTTCTTGAGAATCCTGCGGCCCTTGTACTCTGTCTGGTGAATCTGCGGTGTCCGGAACACAAGCGCCATGGAAAGCTTCTTCATGAGCTTGCAAAGCTTACGCATGGCAGGATCGACCTTGATGTCGTACGCGTAACGGTTGGTGCGGTCCGAGAGGAAATTTCGCCTTTCCACAACGGTGGTGCCGTGAATGAACTTGCCGATCATGCCGTTGAGATAACCGTTATGCCTATCGTTCATGACGGCTTCGCACAATCGAGTAAGATGTGCGTCGTCTTCGCCAGTGTAGTCCTCGCTCTTGGATTCCTGCCAGTTGCGAATCGTCTTCACGGTAACGAATCCGGCCTGAATGCCGTCGGAGACGTCGTGGATGCTGTAGGCGATGTCGTCAGCCCAGTCCATGATGCGGCATTCTATGCTCTTGAAGGAATTGAGGTTGTCCTCGTCACCCTCAAGGGCATCACGGAACGACGGCTGACCTGATACGAAATCCAGCGTGGTCTGCTGGAAGTCGTAAACGAAATGGTTTTCCTTCTTTTCCGAGTCCGCATGAAGAGTCTTGTATTTGAGCATCCCGTCAAGGAAAGCACGAGTGGGGTTCATGCCCTTCCATTCCGCTCCGTTGCGATAGAACAGATCATCAAGGATGCGCAGATTCTGGGCGTTTCCTTCGAAGCCACCCGCCTCGCGCTTGTACATGAGTTCGTTCAACACGGCCTCACCGGCATGTCCAAATGAGGGGTGCCCGATGTCGTGCGCCAGACAGATCGCTTCCACAAGATTCTGGTCCACGATGAAATCGTCGCCGAGCGGGCTTTCGTCTTGTCGGTTCAGGTGATTGCAGATGGAACGGCCAATCTGCGAAACCTCGATGGAATGAGTCAGACGGGTGCGGTAGAAATCGAACTCGCCGGACAGGAAAACCTGCGTCTTGTTTTGCAGACGGCGGAACGCCGGTGAATATATGATCCTGTCACGGTCCTGTTCAAAAGGGGTGCGCCCCTTTTCCTTTCGGGTCTGACCATGGTTCTGGCATTCGGTGTCGAAGTCGTTGTAAAAGCTGCTGAGCACGATTGATCTCCAGAGGGTTTCCGGCAATCTAGCCCAGCATCCGTAAAAAGAAAACCTGTCGGTGACAAGCGGGCTTACGCAGGATATGGTCCGGAAAACAAAAAGGATACTCCATGAACGAGATTCGACATATGGTCATTCCCGCGGCTGGACTCGGGCGAAGAATGGCAGGTGCGATTCCAGGCATCCCCGGCCATTTTCCCAAAGAAATGCTCCCCATTGGTGGTCGTGCAGCCATTCAGCATGTGGTGCTCGACGGCTTCAATGCCGGCATACGGGATTTCACCATCATCCTCAGACGCGGCAAGGAAATCATCCGCACGCTGTTCGAAAAAGGTGAATATCCCGGCGGCATGAAGGATGAACATCAAAACGAACTGGATGCGGTGCTCGGTGAAAGCAGGTTTCATTTCATAGAACAGGAACAGCTTGACGGTGAATGCGGAGCCATCTTTCTTGCCCGGGAAGTGGTGGAGGAAAACCCTTTTGCCGTTGTCTATCCTGACAACGTATGCAGGCCGTCAGGCGTGATGAAAAGGTTGATCGACGAGTTTGCCAAAGCTCCAGCCGACCTTGTCGCGCTTATGCAGGTCAACGACGAAAACAAACACTGCATCAGCAATTCCGGACGTGTTGATCTTGAGGATTTCTCCGAAGGAAACCGCATCCGCCTGAAGACCATCCTTGCCAAGGAAGAAGGCCATTTCGAACCTCGGCATGAAGGCGAAATGCGGACCTGCGGCATGTATATCGCCTTACCCCACTACTTCGACTTCATTGAAAAGGGGCTTGCCGAGATAGGACGGCAGGAGCTGAGTGACGGAATGGTCCGGCGCGCGATGCTTGAAGCTGACATTCCTATCTACGGGCTACCCATCGCCGAAGAGGTACACGATACCGGCAACCCGGAAGGGTTCTGGCGTTGTGCACAAGAGTTTGCAAGAACCACCGAAGAGTAAAAAATCCCCCTGCCGAAGCTCGGCAGGGGGATTTTTATGAACCTACTTCTTGGTCATCTCCTGACCGCAGCAGGAAAGCGGCACGGTGCAGGAATCTCCTCCGCCCGGGCTGCATGAACAGGACTTTTCGACTTTGAGTTCAAGCCCGCATTTTTCGCAGTAGTAGATATCGCCGGGCTTCATTTCATGACAATTTGCCATTGATCGTTCCTCCAATTTAACGGTTCGAAAGGGTGTTATCACATTCTCTCTTATACCGTTCCGGGGGAACCGTGTAAACGCAGCGCCACGAATTAATAACTGAGCTTGTGAAATTTTGACACAAAAAAGGCCCGGTACGCCGATCGCACCGGGCCTGACTTTGCGCTACAACAAGCTCTTGCGGTTATTAGCCTTCAAAAGCCTTGATGAAGTTGGGAGCAACCTGCTTCTTGCGGGACATCACGCCTTCCAGCCAGACGGAGTTGCCGTCGACCTTGATGCCGTCGAAAGCCCTCTCGACAACGGAAGCGTCGTCGGAAGCGATCAGCATTTCGGAGCCTTCCTTCATGATGTCGGTGAGCAGCAGGAAGACGGAGTGACGGCCATCGGCCTTCACTTTTTCGATCTCGGCCTGCAGGGCTTCCTTGTGGGCGTCCAGCATGGACAGGTCCACGACTTCCAGCTGGCCGATGCCGACCTTGTTGCCGGACATGTCGAAGTCCTTGTAGTCACGGAAAACCAGTTCGTCGGCGGAAGCGCCGTCAACGGCGGACTTGACCTTGAACATTTCCATGCCCAGAGCCATCACGTCAGCAACACCGGCGATCTTGGCCAGTTCTTCAACGGCCTTCTTGTCGGCGTCAGTGCAGGTGACGGACTTGAACATGACGGTGTCGGACAGGATGGCACACAGCAGGATGCCGGCGACGTTCTTGGGCATTTCGATACCGTAGAAGTCATACATGGCCTTGATGACGGTGCCGGTGCAGCCGACGGGCCAGACCCACATTTCGAGCGGGTTCGGGGTGGTGACATCACCGAGCTTGTGGTGGTCCACAACGCCCAGAAGTTCACCCTTGTCCAGGTTGTCCATGGACTGGGAAAGGTCGGTGTGGTCGACCAACACGATCTTCTGATCGGTGGCGTCGGTCATCACTTCGGGAGCGGAGAAACCGAACTTTTCCAGAACGAAGGCGGTTTCGGGAGCGATTTCGCCCTGAGCGATGGGCTTGGCTTCCATTCCGCGCTTGGTCCACAGATCAGCAACCGCAATGGCGGAAGCAATGGTGTCGGTATCCGGATTCTTGTGTCCAACAACTACGATAGCCATATCAAGTCCTCCTAAAATGGATTGGTTTGCAGCAAACGGCTACACCCTAAAATCAAGAATGTTCCATTTATCACAAAGTCCACCGACTGCCAAGTCAGAAAGCATGGCGGAATGAGAAAAAGAGCACAAGCGCTGCACAGGCAAAAAGTACGGCATATGCACGCCTTACGCGTAGCGCCATGACCCCGCCGAGCGTGGCTGCAACGAGCAGATGTGCCCACTGGACCTGCAATGAGGACAACAGGCCACCGATGCGCGGCAGAAGCATCTCGAAAATCCAAACATATCCGAGAAGTATGACATAAAAAAGGACAAAGGCGGCAACAAAATGCGTTAGCGCGGAGCGCAGGATGAGCTGTCCCGGCAGATCGTGTCGAACGGGCTTGCGTGACCAGTTGAGAAGCCGGTTGTAGCTTTTCTTTTCACGCATGCGCTGAACGCCCTCAAGCTGGGCTCCCAGCCACGCCAGCGGCATGGAAGCGAAAAGGACCACCATGACTCTTGAAGGATCCACCATCTCAAACCAACTGACGATGGCGAGCGAGGCGAACGCGGCGGCGGTAAGGTGCGGCGGAATGTAAGCTCCCACCGGCAGCAGATCAAGCCAGAACAACTCGAAAAAGATGGCGATCGCCATGCATGTTTCGAAGTGGCCAGTCACCATCGCCCAGAACAGGCCGATGACGAGCGGGCGTTCAAGCAGCCCGATGCTTATAGTGCTTCGGAAAAGAGCGAAGAGGGCAAAAAAAAAGCGACGACAGCGAACCAGATGTATGGCGATGCGATCATGCGGGGAACCTCACCTGTACCGGATCGTTGGGCACGCACCGAAAATCGAGCACGACACCCTTCTTGTAAAGATAGCGCAGGCACCCTTCCTCTTCCGAGGAGAGCGAGACGCTGGGAGAAAACTGCTTTTTTCCGGGGCTATAATGCACGTTGCCGATATTCAGGTCATCGTAGGACCACCCCAGATCGTACGCGCGGCGGGCATCGGCACAATTGGAAACCAGCACCAGCACGTCTTCTTCGGCCAGATCCGAAAGCTGGGCCTCCAGCTCGTCGAGCTGAACGAAAAGGCATTCCACCCCGCCGGGGATGGCAAGCGACATTATCTGCTGCTGCATAATATCGACCGATAGCTCATCGTTGGCCACGACGATGACCGTTGCACCGGTGTAGGGAAGCCAGGACTCAATGACCTGACCGTGAATGAGGCGGCTGTCGATGCGAATGAGCGCCATCTAGTGCTTCCCCTTTTTGGAGCCCGGTTTGGCATTGAGCAGCGCGCCGGCCACCTTGATGCCCTGTCGTCCGGCCTCCGCCGCGTCAGATGCAATTTCCGCAAGCGGCTTCTGGCGTGACTGAAGCGCCTTGACCAACATCGGCAGGTTGACGCCGGTGACAACTTCAACCTTCTCCGATTTGAGCAACGAAAGGCTCAAGGTCGTTGGAGAGCCACCGAAAAGGTCCGTAAGGATGATGGTGCCGCGGTTGTCGGAGTTGCGCTGAATGGCGCTCCTGATGGCTTCCACGGTCTTGTCCACGCCCTTGTCCACATCCACGCCCACCGACTCGGTACGCTCCTGCGGTCCGAGCACGGTCTCTGCCGCGTTGATGAGTTCCCTTCCGAAGGC from Desulfovibrio oxyclinae DSM 11498 includes these protein-coding regions:
- a CDS encoding sugar phosphate nucleotidyltransferase, with protein sequence MNEIRHMVIPAAGLGRRMAGAIPGIPGHFPKEMLPIGGRAAIQHVVLDGFNAGIRDFTIILRRGKEIIRTLFEKGEYPGGMKDEHQNELDAVLGESRFHFIEQEQLDGECGAIFLAREVVEENPFAVVYPDNVCRPSGVMKRLIDEFAKAPADLVALMQVNDENKHCISNSGRVDLEDFSEGNRIRLKTILAKEEGHFEPRHEGEMRTCGMYIALPHYFDFIEKGLAEIGRQELSDGMVRRAMLEADIPIYGLPIAEEVHDTGNPEGFWRCAQEFARTTEE
- the porB gene encoding pyruvate synthase subunit PorB; its protein translation is MLKDIDLSGVDKTKLKEIHKMESMVSSGHRACQGCGEVLAMGMVTRVAGPDTIVCNATGCMEIISSPYPQTAWKVPWIHVAFENAGAVASGVEAAIKALHRKGKVSSKPNILCFGGDGATADIGFGSLSGAMERGHNLLYVCLDNEAYMNTGIQRSSSTPYGASTTTSPCGTESIGQHTQKKNMPRIIAEHGVPYVATASPSHPTDLMDKVAKALAVDGPAYLHIYSPCPTGWGSKGEKSIEIAKLAVETNLFPLYEVVGGRFGFTKKIKKVKPIGDYLKLQRRFRHLTEKEIGFIQQTVEDNYEELERFCQATAKCEE
- a CDS encoding PTS sugar transporter subunit IIB produces the protein MALIRIDSRLIHGQVIESWLPYTGATVIVVANDELSVDIMQQQIMSLAIPGGVECLFVQLDELEAQLSDLAEEDVLVLVSNCADARRAYDLGWSYDDLNIGNVHYSPGKKQFSPSVSLSSEEEGCLRYLYKKGVVLDFRCVPNDPVQVRFPA
- the porA gene encoding hypothetical protein; translated protein: MARRIGTEVSLAVADAVKMAAPDVISAYPITPQTHIVEELSEFVANGELDAEYIPVESEHSAMSAAVGAAAAGARVYTATSSQGLALMHEILFIASSMRLPMVMTVANRSLSGPISIWNDHSDIMAERDIGWVQLFVENGQEALEFTWAAFRIGEDKRVMLPVVVNMDGFIMSHMIEPITIPDQEVVDAFLKPYEPQIKLDTADPVTFGPVGVPEVYLEAKKQCEQALLDSKAVVSEVIDDLNHTFGRQYGLVETNGAEDAETVIVTMGSLGESVMTAVDRMNANGKAVRQARIRLWRPFPVEEFMDAVSGAKKLVVIDRAISPGSVNGPVAQELKSVFYGRLDAPEIVNVIAGIGGRDVPVDDFVQMVELAEKGELAETYTLWGLDSDA
- a CDS encoding manganese-dependent inorganic pyrophosphatase, with the translated sequence MAIVVVGHKNPDTDTIASAIAVADLWTKRGMEAKPIAQGEIAPETAFVLEKFGFSAPEVMTDATDQKIVLVDHTDLSQSMDNLDKGELLGVVDHHKLGDVTTPNPLEMWVWPVGCTGTVIKAMYDFYGIEMPKNVAGILLCAILSDTVMFKSVTCTDADKKAVEELAKIAGVADVMALGMEMFKVKSAVDGASADELVFRDYKDFDMSGNKVGIGQLEVVDLSMLDAHKEALQAEIEKVKADGRHSVFLLLTDIMKEGSEMLIASDDASVVERAFDGIKVDGNSVWLEGVMSRKKQVAPNFIKAFEG
- a CDS encoding PTS sugar transporter subunit IIA, which translates into the protein MAETGQEIGAGVLVVTHGAFGRELINAAETVLGPQERTESVGVDVDKGVDKTVEAIRSAIQRNSDNRGTIILTDLFGGSPTTLSLSLLKSEKVEVVTGVNLPMLVKALQSRQKPLAEIASDAAEAGRQGIKVAGALLNAKPGSKKGKH
- a CDS encoding 4Fe-4S dicluster-binding protein, whose protein sequence is MSKQSICAWQRLEPGAAIRDPGNAAALKTGDWRTLVPVLNEDECIKCTMCAVFCPEFCISEHEDGFFRPDLNYCKGCGICANECPKTAITMVMEEK
- a CDS encoding deoxyguanosinetriphosphate triphosphohydrolase family protein, producing MLSSFYNDFDTECQNHGQTRKEKGRTPFEQDRDRIIYSPAFRRLQNKTQVFLSGEFDFYRTRLTHSIEVSQIGRSICNHLNRQDESPLGDDFIVDQNLVEAICLAHDIGHPSFGHAGEAVLNELMYKREAGGFEGNAQNLRILDDLFYRNGAEWKGMNPTRAFLDGMLKYKTLHADSEKKENHFVYDFQQTTLDFVSGQPSFRDALEGDEDNLNSFKSIECRIMDWADDIAYSIHDVSDGIQAGFVTVKTIRNWQESKSEDYTGEDDAHLTRLCEAVMNDRHNGYLNGMIGKFIHGTTVVERRNFLSDRTNRYAYDIKVDPAMRKLCKLMKKLSMALVFRTPQIHQTEYKGRRILKKLFEVFEKEYVLLEKPRYQLLPAHYGRAIAAAADDKWKYRIICDYISGMTDGFVVRTYRRLFDPQFGSITDLV
- a CDS encoding PTS sugar transporter subunit IIC, whose amino-acid sequence is MAIHLVRCRRFFFALFALFRSTISIGLLERPLVIGLFWAMVTGHFETCMAIAIFFELFWLDLLPVGAYIPPHLTAAAFASLAIVSWFEMVDPSRVMVVLFASMPLAWLGAQLEGVQRMREKKSYNRLLNWSRKPVRHDLPGQLILRSALTHFVAAFVLFYVILLGYVWIFEMLLPRIGGLLSSLQVQWAHLLVAATLGGVMALRVRRAYAVLFACAALVLFFSFRHAF